A single genomic interval of Mucilaginibacter robiniae harbors:
- a CDS encoding LacI family DNA-binding transcriptional regulator, whose translation MNILEKEITIYDIARKLNISAATVSRGLMNHPSVNVNTKQRIVETADQMGYRSNHLASNLRKKRSNIIGIIVGNLNSSFMSNIISGVDSVLSKANYNLIISQSLDNIDKEVNIAQAMYNNRVDGLLVSLAYDTENAEHFESFVKRGIPLVYFDRTFPHEQCPGVAIDNVKAAYDVTQHLIEQGCKRIVHVTAYRLSAVALDRFNGYKQALLDNNIPFDESLIIYTHLGMQDGEKAAHQILNMPERPDAVFAINDACAVGCLLELKKHGINIPEDIAVAGFNNDREASIVEPNLTTVNYKGYEMGEVAAQILVDRLNNVTDTVTDNKLILKSDLIIRESSLRKK comes from the coding sequence ATGAATATTTTAGAGAAAGAGATTACGATATATGATATTGCCAGGAAGCTGAACATATCTGCGGCTACTGTAAGCCGGGGTTTGATGAACCATCCATCGGTAAACGTTAATACCAAACAAAGAATTGTAGAAACGGCCGATCAGATGGGCTATCGTTCTAATCATTTGGCTAGTAACCTGCGCAAAAAGCGCAGCAATATTATCGGCATTATTGTAGGTAACCTGAACAGCAGTTTCATGTCGAACATTATATCGGGCGTGGATAGCGTGCTGAGCAAAGCCAATTACAACTTGATTATCAGTCAATCATTAGATAATATTGATAAAGAAGTTAACATTGCTCAAGCCATGTACAACAACCGGGTTGATGGCTTGCTGGTATCGTTAGCTTATGATACCGAAAATGCCGAACACTTCGAAAGCTTTGTTAAACGCGGCATTCCGCTGGTTTATTTCGACCGTACCTTTCCGCATGAGCAATGCCCAGGTGTGGCTATTGATAATGTGAAAGCAGCTTATGATGTTACACAGCACCTGATTGAGCAGGGCTGTAAACGAATTGTTCATGTTACGGCTTACCGGCTAAGTGCTGTAGCCCTCGATCGTTTTAATGGTTACAAACAAGCTTTACTGGATAACAACATTCCTTTTGATGAAAGCCTGATTATTTATACGCATTTAGGCATGCAAGATGGTGAGAAGGCCGCACATCAAATACTTAACATGCCTGAACGGCCTGATGCTGTTTTTGCTATTAATGATGCATGTGCAGTAGGCTGCCTGTTGGAGTTAAAAAAACACGGTATCAACATACCTGAAGATATAGCCGTTGCCGGTTTCAATAATGACAGGGAAGCCAGCATAGTTGAGCCAAACTTAACCACTGTGAATTATAAAGGCTACGAGATGGGCGAAGTAGCTGCACAAATTTTAGTGGACAGGCTGAACAATGTAACCGATACGGTGACCGACAATAAATTGATCCTGAAATCGGATCTTATTATCCGGGAGTCGTCTTTAAGAAAAAAATGA
- the uxuA gene encoding mannonate dehydratase produces the protein MIANLEQTFRWFGPSDPVTLSAITQTGATGIVNALHHIPAGEEWSLEEIQKRKAMIEAAGLRWSVVESVNIHESIRIASPERDAYIEKYIKTLKNLSEAGLSVVCYNFMPVLDWTRTNLDYRLANDASALRYDAPALAAFDLYILQRPGAYNEFTPEQQQKAKAYFDSLSDEEKQKLTNIIMAGLPGTDDVYTIEEFKTHLKKYEHINATTLKANMAYFLQAIIPDAEKLGIKMCVHPDDPPFSILGLPRIVSTEQDLNDVVNACPSSSNGLTFCTGSLGANPANDLPGIVSRLGQHFHFLHLRNVKREPDGSFYEADHLAGSSDMFAIMKNLILEQKKRVDGGRADVAIPMRPDHGHKLLDDFNYKTYPGYSIIGRLKGLAELRGLEMGIKRTLFEE, from the coding sequence ATGATTGCTAATTTAGAACAGACCTTCCGTTGGTTCGGTCCTTCTGATCCGGTTACGTTAAGTGCTATTACGCAAACCGGTGCTACCGGCATTGTAAATGCTCTACACCATATTCCGGCAGGCGAGGAGTGGAGCCTGGAAGAAATACAAAAACGCAAAGCCATGATTGAGGCTGCCGGTCTGCGTTGGTCGGTAGTGGAGAGTGTGAACATTCACGAAAGTATCCGGATAGCCAGTCCTGAACGTGATGCATATATTGAGAAATACATTAAAACACTTAAAAATCTTTCGGAAGCTGGCCTGAGTGTAGTTTGCTACAACTTTATGCCGGTATTAGATTGGACCCGTACCAATCTGGATTACCGTTTGGCTAATGATGCTTCGGCACTACGCTATGATGCACCGGCGCTGGCTGCCTTTGACTTGTACATACTGCAACGTCCCGGAGCTTACAACGAGTTTACACCCGAGCAGCAGCAAAAAGCCAAAGCTTACTTTGATAGCTTAAGCGACGAGGAGAAGCAAAAGCTGACCAATATTATTATGGCTGGTTTGCCAGGTACAGATGATGTTTACACCATTGAGGAGTTTAAGACGCATTTGAAAAAATACGAGCATATTAACGCTACTACATTGAAAGCTAATATGGCGTACTTTTTACAGGCTATTATACCCGATGCTGAAAAGTTGGGTATAAAGATGTGCGTACACCCCGACGATCCACCGTTTTCTATCTTGGGCTTGCCTCGTATTGTTTCAACCGAGCAGGATTTAAATGATGTGGTGAATGCCTGTCCATCGTCAAGCAATGGCTTAACTTTCTGTACAGGTTCATTAGGTGCTAACCCGGCTAATGATTTACCTGGTATTGTAAGCCGATTAGGGCAGCATTTTCACTTTTTACACTTGCGTAATGTAAAGCGCGAACCTGATGGCAGCTTCTACGAGGCCGATCACCTAGCCGGCAGTTCGGATATGTTTGCTATCATGAAGAACCTTATTTTAGAGCAAAAAAAGCGGGTTGATGGTGGACGTGCTGATGTTGCTATTCCGATGCGCCCCGATCATGGCCATAAATTGCTGGATGATTTTAATTATAAAACTTATCCGGGCTATTCTATAATCGGTCGTTTAAAAGGCTTAGCCGAACTACGTGGTTTGGAAATGGGCATTAAACGTACCTTGTTTGAAGAATAA
- a CDS encoding TatD family hydrolase, with the protein MVLTDTHTHQYYETDTDKKAALMQRCLDQGISRLFLPNVDSASIPLVMDMVSTFPQYCYPMLGLHPCDVKANWQQELQTIHAALQQTRVYAIGEIGIDLYWDKTYLVEQQEAFKQQISWAKAADLPIVIHCRNAFDEVYAILQEEHDEKLRGIFHCFSGTVEQAKLITDLGFMLGIGGVVTYKNAGLDKVVQQIDLQHIVLETDSPYLTPVPYRGKPNESAYLIYVAQKVADLHQVSLETVAQITTDNSVKVFGI; encoded by the coding sequence ATGGTATTAACCGACACTCATACCCACCAGTACTACGAAACCGATACAGATAAAAAAGCAGCCCTGATGCAACGTTGCCTTGATCAAGGTATCAGCCGTTTGTTTCTGCCCAATGTTGATTCGGCTTCGATCCCCCTGGTGATGGATATGGTAAGCACTTTTCCACAGTACTGCTATCCTATGCTGGGTTTGCACCCTTGTGATGTAAAAGCCAATTGGCAGCAGGAACTGCAAACCATACATGCAGCTTTGCAACAAACCCGGGTATATGCCATTGGCGAAATTGGTATTGACCTGTATTGGGATAAAACCTACCTGGTCGAACAGCAGGAAGCTTTTAAACAGCAGATTAGCTGGGCTAAAGCTGCCGATTTACCGATTGTTATCCATTGCCGCAATGCTTTTGATGAAGTATATGCCATTTTACAGGAAGAACATGACGAAAAGCTGCGGGGGATATTCCACTGCTTTTCAGGTACGGTAGAGCAAGCCAAATTGATTACCGACTTAGGTTTTATGCTAGGCATTGGCGGTGTAGTAACTTATAAAAACGCAGGTTTGGATAAGGTTGTTCAACAAATTGATTTACAACATATCGTTTTAGAAACCGATTCTCCGTACCTTACGCCGGTGCCATACCGGGGCAAACCTAACGAAAGTGCATACCTGATTTATGTGGCCCAAAAAGTAGCCGACCTGCATCAGGTAAGTTTGGAAACGGTAGCCCAAATCACCACCGATAACTCGGTTAAAGTTTTTGGCATATAG
- a CDS encoding FKBP-type peptidyl-prolyl cis-trans isomerase, which yields MKKLFVYLLLSAAFIYQAAAQATFSTTPKGARYRIITHGNGQRIKRGDVVAFNFIQKTSKDSVLGSSYQRGQLARVQVDSSKNVSDLMEVFPLLSVNDSAEVQIPTDSIFAKFENQRPPFLPKGSYMIFDLKIVKVQSLDEAMTEYRATVEKSRAEQATANAKLQAAEVPAVNQYLTAHKLMPKTTASGLKYVITKAGTGPKPLAGDTLLVNYTGRTLDGKVFDSSVETIAKASGLDQPGRPYEPFKFTVGNHDVISGWDEGLLLMNEGSKATFIIPSALAYGERGAGNDIKPFSPLAFDIELVKVTRGVHKPAPVAQKSTKKPISRKLPVRKKVSHK from the coding sequence ATGAAAAAGCTTTTTGTTTATTTACTGTTGTCTGCCGCCTTTATTTACCAGGCTGCGGCACAGGCTACTTTCAGCACCACGCCTAAAGGTGCCCGTTATCGTATCATTACGCATGGTAATGGCCAGCGCATTAAACGTGGTGATGTGGTTGCGTTCAACTTTATACAAAAAACCAGTAAAGATTCGGTATTAGGTAGTTCCTACCAACGCGGGCAGCTGGCCCGGGTTCAGGTCGATTCATCTAAAAACGTATCAGACCTGATGGAGGTGTTCCCACTACTGAGTGTGAATGATAGTGCGGAGGTGCAAATACCTACCGATTCGATATTTGCTAAGTTTGAAAATCAGCGCCCGCCCTTTTTACCAAAAGGCAGCTATATGATTTTTGATTTAAAGATTGTAAAAGTACAATCGCTGGATGAAGCCATGACCGAGTACCGGGCTACGGTTGAAAAATCACGCGCCGAGCAAGCAACTGCCAATGCCAAGTTGCAAGCAGCTGAAGTACCGGCCGTAAACCAGTATTTAACTGCGCATAAGCTGATGCCTAAAACCACCGCATCAGGATTAAAATACGTAATTACTAAAGCAGGAACCGGCCCTAAACCATTAGCTGGCGATACCTTACTGGTAAATTATACTGGCCGTACACTAGATGGTAAGGTATTTGATTCCAGCGTGGAAACTATAGCTAAAGCCTCTGGCTTAGATCAGCCAGGCCGCCCTTACGAGCCATTCAAATTTACTGTAGGCAACCACGATGTAATATCTGGCTGGGATGAAGGCTTGTTACTCATGAACGAAGGTTCAAAAGCTACGTTCATTATCCCATCAGCTCTAGCTTATGGTGAGCGGGGTGCCGGTAACGATATCAAACCTTTTAGTCCATTGGCATTTGACATCGAACTAGTTAAAGTAACCAGAGGTGTACACAAGCCAGCGCCTGTGGCACAAAAGTCCACTAAAAAGCCGATAAGTAGAAAACTGCCGGTTAGGAAAAAAGTCAGCCACAAATAA
- a CDS encoding DHH family phosphoesterase, whose protein sequence is MLDIASLSQLLNQPQKIVITTHHKPDGDAMGSSLGLYNYLIQQGHHAKVITPTDYPEFLNWMPGNEEVIIYTENTELSAQLVADADLVFCLDFNTLTRINALGELVRSSTAIKVMIDHHLEPEDFDDYRHWDIKACATAQLVYTFIVNELQRPDLISADVATCLYTGIMTDSASFRLPNTTAAVHRITADLIDAGAVNWRIHELVYNSSSEMRLRFLGHCLRNKLEVLYEYNTAIITITRQELKEFEVITGDTEGIVNYALSIAGIRLAALMVERADRVKLSLRSKGEFPANEICKKYFNGGGHRNAAGGHSELTLEQVTQQFKQLLPEYKTLLIQ, encoded by the coding sequence ATGTTAGATATTGCTTCGCTTAGCCAGCTTTTAAACCAGCCCCAAAAAATTGTTATCACCACCCATCACAAACCCGATGGAGATGCAATGGGCTCATCTTTAGGTTTATATAATTACCTGATACAGCAGGGGCATCATGCTAAAGTAATTACCCCTACTGATTATCCTGAGTTTTTGAACTGGATGCCCGGCAACGAAGAAGTCATCATCTATACCGAAAATACTGAATTATCAGCACAACTGGTAGCCGATGCCGATCTGGTATTCTGCCTGGATTTTAATACTCTAACCCGTATTAATGCACTGGGCGAACTGGTACGCAGCAGTACTGCCATTAAAGTGATGATTGATCATCATTTGGAGCCTGAGGATTTTGATGATTACCGCCACTGGGACATTAAAGCCTGTGCTACTGCACAACTAGTATACACTTTTATAGTAAACGAGCTGCAACGCCCTGATTTAATTAGCGCCGATGTTGCCACCTGCCTATACACCGGCATCATGACCGATTCAGCCTCATTCAGGTTACCGAACACTACAGCTGCCGTACACCGCATTACTGCCGATTTGATTGATGCTGGTGCGGTAAACTGGCGCATACATGAACTGGTTTATAATAGTTCATCCGAAATGCGGTTGCGCTTTTTAGGCCATTGCCTGCGTAATAAACTGGAAGTTTTGTATGAGTACAACACAGCTATTATTACCATAACTCGGCAGGAACTTAAAGAATTTGAGGTTATCACCGGCGATACGGAAGGCATAGTTAACTACGCGCTCAGCATTGCTGGCATTCGCTTGGCTGCGCTTATGGTTGAACGGGCAGATCGTGTTAAATTATCTTTACGTTCTAAAGGTGAATTTCCGGCTAACGAAATTTGTAAAAAATATTTTAACGGCGGCGGTCACCGTAATGCTGCCGGAGGACATTCTGAACTTACACTTGAACAGGTTACTCAGCAGTTCAAACAATTATTACCCGAATACAAAACATTATTAATACAGTAA
- a CDS encoding asparaginase — protein MCQILIIYTGGTIGMMSDPRTKTLVPINFEQIMENVPELERLNCRIKVHSFDEVIDSSNMNPAIWSRLAALIQSNYDDVDGFVILHGSDTMAYSASALSFMLENLSKPVIFTGSQLPISAIRTDAKENLMTAIEIAKAKKNDRVRVPEVCIYFDYKLFRGNRAFKYNSSKFEAFRSPNYPVLAESGVHLRFSINDIRPAAQEELIVHQNLVSDVAVLKLYPGISPKVIETIVNSDVRGIVMETYGAGNTTTDPWFVDLLKTAIDNNKVIVNISQCKVGTVELGRYETSKQLKDIGVANGYDMTFEAAITKTMYLLSQFDDAKGVKQWIETDIRGELTVS, from the coding sequence ATGTGCCAGATACTAATCATCTATACCGGCGGGACAATCGGTATGATGAGCGATCCGCGGACGAAAACGCTCGTACCTATTAATTTTGAGCAGATAATGGAAAACGTTCCCGAATTGGAGCGTTTGAATTGTCGCATCAAGGTACACTCTTTTGATGAGGTAATTGATTCCTCAAACATGAACCCGGCTATATGGAGCCGCTTGGCTGCACTCATACAGAGCAACTATGACGATGTGGATGGCTTTGTAATTTTGCACGGCTCAGATACGATGGCTTATTCAGCCTCAGCCTTAAGCTTCATGTTAGAGAACCTTTCTAAACCAGTTATCTTTACAGGCTCGCAGCTACCCATTAGTGCTATACGTACCGATGCTAAAGAAAACTTGATGACGGCCATCGAAATTGCTAAAGCCAAAAAGAACGACCGCGTACGGGTACCTGAAGTTTGTATTTACTTTGACTATAAACTATTCAGAGGTAACCGGGCCTTTAAATACAATTCTTCTAAGTTTGAAGCATTCCGGTCGCCTAATTATCCGGTACTGGCCGAGTCTGGCGTGCATTTGCGTTTTAGCATTAATGACATACGTCCGGCTGCACAAGAAGAGCTTATTGTACACCAAAATTTAGTAAGTGATGTAGCTGTACTGAAGCTTTACCCTGGCATTAGCCCGAAAGTAATTGAAACAATCGTTAACTCGGATGTGCGCGGCATTGTGATGGAAACTTATGGTGCCGGCAATACCACTACCGACCCTTGGTTTGTAGATTTACTAAAAACTGCTATTGACAACAATAAGGTAATTGTTAACATTTCGCAGTGTAAGGTAGGTACCGTTGAGCTGGGCCGTTACGAAACCAGCAAGCAGTTAAAAGATATTGGGGTAGCTAATGGTTACGACATGACCTTTGAGGCTGCCATTACCAAAACCATGTACCTATTAAGCCAGTTTGATGATGCAAAAGGGGTGAAACAATGGATAGAGACCGATATACGCGGTGAGTTAACCGTATCGTAA
- a CDS encoding nucleoside-diphosphate kinase produces METNKTFTMIKPDAVAAGHIGAILDQIIKAGFTIKAMKYTYLTAQKAGEFYAVHQGRPFYNDLVSFMSSGPIVAAILEKDNAVADFRTLIGATDPTKADEGTIRKLFAKSIEANAVHGSDSDENAAIEGSFFFSGLEKF; encoded by the coding sequence ATGGAAACGAACAAAACTTTTACGATGATTAAGCCTGATGCTGTTGCTGCCGGCCATATCGGTGCTATACTGGATCAGATTATCAAAGCAGGCTTTACTATTAAAGCTATGAAGTACACTTACCTGACTGCGCAAAAAGCAGGCGAATTTTATGCCGTGCATCAAGGTCGTCCTTTTTACAATGATTTGGTGAGCTTCATGTCATCAGGACCGATTGTAGCTGCTATACTGGAAAAAGACAATGCTGTTGCTGATTTCCGTACATTGATTGGTGCTACCGATCCGACTAAGGCAGATGAAGGTACTATCCGTAAACTGTTTGCTAAGTCAATTGAAGCTAACGCTGTACACGGTTCTGACTCTGACGAGAATGCCGCTATCGAAGGTAGCTTCTTCTTCTCTGGCTTAGAAAAATTCTAA
- a CDS encoding MFS transporter — protein sequence MTEVKNKSLRELRIGCAVFFFISGFGYASWASRILTLQQQLHLNEAQLGNVLFALPIGLMITLPVTGRLLSQYTSKSILLFGALFFNVMLGLLGFTTQVWQLVFILFCFGSARNLLNLSVNAQSVGVQSLYNKSIITTFHGIWSLAGFAGAGVGYIMVSASIAPAYHLPIAGVLLILLSLYFYPSTLYQKPIPTQRKPLLTLPDKPMLKFAIICFASMACENVMYDWSTIYFKNAIHATKAVSTAAFVAYMIAMTTGRFAGDKVVHKIGIKNLLNYSGWFIFGGLMVAVLLPYPLTATLGFMLVGLGVSCVVPLVFSIAGKSATLNSGTAIASISTIGYFGFLIVPPFVGHAAQQVGFRWSFGIIALLGLLMVWMVDKIEES from the coding sequence ATGACAGAGGTTAAGAATAAATCATTACGAGAGTTAAGAATTGGCTGTGCCGTTTTCTTTTTCATTTCAGGCTTTGGCTATGCCTCATGGGCATCTCGAATACTTACGTTGCAACAACAGTTGCACTTAAACGAGGCACAATTAGGTAACGTGCTATTTGCCTTACCCATAGGCCTCATGATAACTTTACCTGTCACAGGCCGTTTACTGAGCCAATATACCAGTAAAAGCATTCTACTTTTTGGTGCCTTATTTTTTAATGTAATGCTGGGTTTGCTGGGCTTTACCACACAAGTATGGCAGCTGGTATTTATCCTGTTTTGCTTTGGCTCAGCACGCAACCTGCTGAATTTATCTGTAAATGCACAATCGGTAGGTGTTCAATCACTATATAACAAATCCATCATCACTACCTTTCACGGTATCTGGAGCTTGGCAGGGTTTGCAGGAGCGGGTGTTGGCTATATTATGGTAAGCGCCAGTATTGCACCGGCTTACCATTTACCCATAGCTGGCGTGTTGCTTATTCTGTTATCGTTGTACTTTTATCCTTCAACCCTGTATCAAAAACCGATACCTACCCAACGCAAGCCACTGCTTACTTTACCTGATAAACCCATGCTAAAGTTTGCCATTATCTGCTTTGCCAGCATGGCTTGTGAAAACGTGATGTATGATTGGAGTACCATTTATTTTAAGAACGCTATCCATGCTACCAAAGCTGTTTCCACCGCCGCCTTTGTAGCCTACATGATCGCCATGACTACCGGACGCTTTGCTGGCGATAAAGTAGTACACAAAATCGGCATTAAAAATCTACTTAACTATAGTGGCTGGTTCATCTTCGGTGGGCTAATGGTAGCTGTGCTCCTGCCCTATCCATTAACTGCTACCCTTGGCTTTATGCTGGTGGGCTTGGGGGTATCGTGCGTGGTACCATTAGTATTTAGTATTGCTGGCAAATCGGCTACGTTGAACAGTGGTACTGCTATTGCCTCTATATCTACCATTGGGTACTTCGGCTTTTTGATTGTACCTCCCTTTGTAGGCCATGCCGCACAACAGGTCGGCTTCCGCTGGTCGTTCGGGATTATCGCTTTGTTAGGCTTATTGATGGTGTGGATGGTAGATAAAATTGAAGAATCATAA
- a CDS encoding FKBP-type peptidyl-prolyl cis-trans isomerase has translation MKKSILFLAAAAIGLASCNSGFKKGEGGMVYNIHEDKDGPTIQAGDFAAINLVVKNDADSVLFNSYDNGQPQPVLAQKPQYKGDMFAALGLLSEGDSATVKVNADSLFKASGQRPPNFKGKSIIYDIKIVKVIQKGKLNDMMFQNRVADYFKKQADVFKAAEPGKIQKYIADKDLKVNKTASGLYYQVTKPGSGPNVAKGDTAVVNYTGSLLSGNVFDTSIKDVAQKNKKIFNPMRNYTPIKIAVGGGMVIPGWDEGLQLLNKGAKITLIIPSKLAYGERGMQPIGPYTPIAFDIELVNIIHADPNAPKPAMPQMMPQAQQPQAK, from the coding sequence ATGAAGAAAAGTATCTTGTTTTTAGCTGCGGCAGCTATTGGCTTGGCCAGTTGCAACAGCGGATTTAAAAAAGGCGAAGGTGGTATGGTATATAATATCCATGAAGATAAAGATGGCCCTACCATACAAGCCGGCGACTTTGCTGCCATTAACCTGGTAGTTAAAAATGATGCCGATTCTGTTTTATTCAACTCTTACGATAATGGTCAGCCGCAACCTGTACTGGCACAAAAGCCACAGTACAAAGGTGATATGTTTGCAGCCTTAGGCTTATTAAGCGAAGGTGATAGTGCTACCGTTAAAGTAAATGCCGACTCATTATTTAAAGCTAGCGGTCAGCGTCCGCCGAACTTTAAAGGCAAGTCTATTATTTACGATATCAAAATTGTGAAAGTAATTCAGAAAGGTAAACTGAACGATATGATGTTCCAAAACCGAGTTGCTGATTACTTTAAAAAGCAAGCAGACGTTTTTAAAGCTGCTGAGCCAGGCAAAATCCAGAAATACATTGCTGATAAAGACCTGAAAGTTAACAAAACTGCATCAGGCTTATACTACCAGGTTACTAAACCGGGATCTGGCCCTAACGTTGCTAAAGGTGATACTGCTGTAGTTAACTATACCGGTTCATTATTAAGCGGTAATGTTTTCGATACCAGCATAAAAGACGTTGCTCAGAAAAACAAGAAAATCTTTAACCCTATGCGCAACTATACGCCTATTAAAATTGCAGTAGGTGGCGGTATGGTTATTCCAGGTTGGGATGAAGGTTTACAATTGTTAAACAAAGGCGCTAAAATTACCTTGATTATTCCATCAAAACTTGCTTACGGCGAACGCGGTATGCAACCTATTGGTCCATACACACCTATCGCTTTTGATATTGAGCTGGTAAACATTATTCACGCTGACCCAAATGCACCTAAACCTGCTATGCCGCAAATGATGCCTCAGGCACAGCAGCCACAAGCTAAATAA
- a CDS encoding alpha-glucuronidase family glycosyl hydrolase, giving the protein MRKSICFIAAVLLLFSTLHAWAEDNYRLWLRYERVTEPALYNNYRQSVKQLIFPAGSPTLKVAKTELQNALGQMLSLQPAEANTVTANGTLVIGTPQTSTLIAQHRQELNTIRREGYFIKNTQQNGKVTITIGANTDVGVLYGVFNFLKLLQTHSSLNHLALIDQPKIQCRILNHWDNLDRTVERGYAGSSLWKWHKLPGYIDRRYIDYARANASIGINATVVNNVNANALSLTTDYITKAAALAKAFRPYGIKLFLSIRFSAPVEIGGLKTADPLDAGVQKWWKDKADEIYRYIPDFGGFLVKANSEGQPGPQTYGRNHAEGANMLADALKPHGGIVMWRAFVYDDKVPDDRAKQAYNEFKPLDGQFHSNVIVQVKNGAIDFQPREPFHPLFGAMPKTPVMMEFQITQEYLGFSTHLVYLGQLFKETLASDTYAHGKGSTVAKVIDGQLDHQPLTGMAGVANIGSDVNWCGHPFAQANWYAFGRLAWNPEQSPNTIADDWLRMTFTNDAAFVNPVKQMMMDSREITVNYMTPLGLHHIMGRDAHYGPGPWVAQAGRPDWTAVYYHKADSAGVGFERSSRGSNAVAQYFPEVRNQLENVQTTPEKFLLWFHHVSWNYAMPSGRNLWQEMVHRYYSGVDSVRNMQKTWSLMQGKIDNERFAEVKDLLAIQEQEAEWWRNSCVLYFQHFSKMPIPAGYEKPDHDLAYYENQKFYFIPGTRGVQ; this is encoded by the coding sequence ATGAGAAAAAGTATCTGTTTTATTGCGGCGGTTTTGCTGCTGTTCAGTACCCTGCATGCCTGGGCCGAAGATAATTATCGCTTATGGCTCAGGTATGAACGCGTTACTGAACCCGCGTTGTACAATAACTACCGGCAATCGGTAAAACAGCTGATATTTCCGGCTGGTTCGCCTACACTTAAGGTTGCCAAAACAGAACTACAAAACGCATTAGGGCAGATGCTTAGTTTGCAGCCAGCCGAGGCCAATACAGTTACGGCTAATGGTACATTGGTGATAGGCACTCCACAAACATCAACACTCATAGCGCAGCACCGTCAAGAACTTAATACTATCAGGCGGGAAGGCTACTTCATTAAGAATACGCAGCAAAATGGCAAGGTCACTATAACTATAGGCGCAAATACCGATGTAGGTGTTTTATATGGCGTATTCAACTTTTTAAAGCTTTTACAAACCCATAGCAGTCTGAATCATTTAGCCCTAATTGATCAGCCTAAAATCCAATGTCGTATCCTGAATCACTGGGATAATCTGGACCGTACAGTTGAGCGCGGCTATGCCGGTTCATCTTTATGGAAATGGCATAAACTGCCGGGTTACATTGACCGGCGTTATATTGATTATGCTCGCGCGAATGCCTCTATTGGTATCAACGCCACGGTAGTAAACAATGTAAATGCTAATGCATTATCACTCACTACTGATTATATTACCAAAGCTGCAGCATTAGCTAAAGCTTTCCGGCCGTATGGTATTAAACTGTTCTTGTCTATCCGCTTTAGCGCACCGGTTGAAATTGGTGGCTTGAAAACGGCCGATCCGCTGGATGCCGGCGTACAAAAATGGTGGAAAGATAAAGCCGATGAAATTTACCGCTATATTCCTGATTTTGGTGGCTTTCTGGTGAAAGCCAACTCTGAAGGTCAGCCAGGGCCGCAAACTTACGGCCGCAACCACGCCGAAGGTGCCAACATGCTGGCCGATGCCTTAAAACCTCATGGCGGCATTGTGATGTGGCGTGCTTTTGTATATGATGATAAAGTACCCGACGATCGTGCCAAACAAGCTTACAACGAGTTTAAACCATTAGATGGGCAATTTCACAGTAACGTGATTGTGCAAGTAAAGAATGGTGCTATTGATTTTCAACCACGCGAACCTTTCCATCCATTGTTTGGGGCGATGCCTAAAACGCCAGTGATGATGGAGTTCCAGATTACGCAGGAGTACCTGGGCTTCTCTACTCACCTGGTTTATTTGGGTCAACTATTTAAAGAGACGCTAGCGTCTGATACTTATGCGCATGGGAAAGGCTCTACTGTAGCTAAGGTGATTGATGGGCAGTTAGACCATCAACCGCTTACCGGAATGGCTGGCGTGGCTAACATTGGCTCGGATGTGAACTGGTGCGGGCATCCGTTTGCACAGGCCAACTGGTATGCCTTTGGTAGATTGGCCTGGAACCCGGAACAAAGCCCCAATACTATTGCTGACGATTGGCTACGTATGACTTTTACCAACGATGCTGCCTTTGTGAACCCGGTCAAACAAATGATGATGGATTCGCGCGAGATTACTGTTAATTACATGACGCCGCTCGGGTTACATCACATTATGGGACGCGATGCGCATTATGGACCCGGCCCGTGGGTTGCTCAAGCCGGTAGGCCCGACTGGACAGCGGTTTATTACCACAAAGCTGATTCGGCAGGTGTAGGTTTTGAGCGTAGTTCCAGAGGAAGTAACGCCGTAGCACAATACTTTCCAGAAGTACGCAACCAACTGGAAAATGTACAAACTACGCCTGAAAAATTTCTGCTGTGGTTCCATCACGTAAGCTGGAACTATGCCATGCCTTCAGGTCGCAACTTGTGGCAGGAAATGGTACATCGTTATTACAGCGGTGTTGATTCAGTCAGAAACATGCAGAAGACCTGGAGTTTGATGCAAGGCAAAATTGATAATGAACGTTTTGCGGAAGTAAAAGATTTATTAGCCATACAAGAACAGGAAGCCGAGTGGTGGCGCAATAGCTGCGTGTTGTATTTTCAACATTTTTCGAAAATGCCTATCCCTGCCGGGTACGAAAAGCCGGATCATGATTTGGCTTACTATGAAAATCAGAAATTCTATTTTATCCCAGGTACCAGAGGTGTGCAATAA